One Campylobacteraceae bacterium DNA window includes the following coding sequences:
- a CDS encoding histidine kinase: MFRYFDLKKHYSFNAKVAASLLLVTVFLISILSLLIIPKIQEDDYNSSIQEIQKILLITKEQIKLAGVALTVQTRLEVKYTKKAFELDLLTLINKIKEEKLSFLNIKNEFEKLEISKHCSYAIKTPSKLFVNKKEDIYKRHTIKDYGLWEKYTSKEINISYSSMLKYHFYTQKVDTTRLSIFCEYSAFNQNHDIFEQRIKKFVQNTFSTTSALHKGKSYLFWLNTKYANDDKPLFEEDEKKRKNKYTVSNMSNVKNIFTGNLSPKDIINASNKEPISHLLDGKEALSWVIDVYKGEYENYMLMLVKTVFKEDLKSQIDSAFLKILPASIISLLLALIIGFVLFKRLFKSINILTHTAQEVKLGNRKIRTQVKGKDDIGNLASIFDSMLDSFENSIKSLDSKVEEKTKELKRSLEEKEILLKEIHHRVKNNLSLTISLIKLQQEEIKDESSKKVLNDIQERIYTMELLHRKLYESTNLNLIDFKEYVQNLVENISITYAMKKSVKLNIEIEQIYINIETAMPCGLILNEIITNAYKYAFKNNENPELSISIKKENNKYILIIKDNGKGMKKGMNISNASTLGLRLINSIATLQLEGELNYSNDKGTMFKLVFKEKII; the protein is encoded by the coding sequence TTGTTTAGGTATTTTGATCTTAAAAAACATTATTCCTTTAATGCAAAAGTTGCCGCATCTCTTTTACTTGTTACTGTTTTTTTAATCAGTATTTTATCGCTACTTATTATTCCTAAGATACAAGAAGATGACTACAATAGCAGTATTCAAGAAATACAGAAGATTCTATTAATTACAAAAGAACAAATTAAACTTGCAGGTGTTGCTTTAACTGTACAAACACGATTAGAAGTGAAATACACCAAAAAAGCATTTGAACTTGACTTATTAACATTAATAAATAAAATAAAAGAAGAAAAATTATCTTTTCTTAATATTAAAAATGAGTTTGAAAAACTAGAAATCAGCAAACATTGTTCTTATGCAATTAAAACACCTTCAAAACTTTTTGTAAATAAAAAAGAAGATATTTATAAGCGTCATACAATTAAGGACTATGGTTTATGGGAAAAATATACCAGCAAAGAGATCAATATAAGTTATAGTTCTATGCTAAAGTACCATTTTTATACACAAAAAGTTGATACTACACGCTTAAGTATCTTTTGTGAATACAGTGCGTTTAATCAAAATCATGATATTTTTGAACAAAGAATAAAAAAATTTGTTCAAAATACCTTTAGCACTACTTCTGCTTTACATAAGGGAAAAAGCTATTTGTTTTGGTTAAATACAAAATATGCGAATGATGATAAACCCTTGTTTGAAGAAGATGAGAAAAAAAGAAAAAATAAATACACTGTAAGTAATATGTCCAATGTTAAGAATATATTTACAGGAAATCTAAGTCCCAAAGATATTATTAATGCAAGCAATAAAGAGCCAATTTCTCATCTTTTGGATGGAAAAGAAGCGCTTTCTTGGGTCATTGATGTATACAAAGGTGAATATGAGAATTATATGTTAATGCTTGTGAAAACAGTTTTTAAAGAGGACTTAAAAAGTCAAATTGATTCTGCATTTTTAAAAATATTACCCGCTTCTATTATTTCATTATTACTGGCTTTAATTATTGGTTTTGTTTTATTCAAACGTTTATTTAAAAGTATCAATATACTTACACACACGGCACAAGAAGTAAAATTAGGCAATAGAAAAATACGTACGCAGGTAAAAGGAAAAGACGATATAGGAAATTTAGCCAGTATTTTTGATTCTATGCTTGATTCTTTTGAAAACAGTATTAAAAGCTTAGACAGTAAAGTAGAAGAAAAAACAAAAGAATTAAAAAGATCTTTAGAAGAAAAAGAAATCCTATTAAAAGAGATTCATCACAGAGTTAAAAACAATCTGTCTTTAACGATAAGTTTAATTAAACTGCAACAAGAAGAAATCAAAGATGAAAGTTCAAAAAAAGTACTAAATGATATTCAAGAGCGAATTTACACAATGGAACTTCTTCATAGAAAACTCTATGAATCCACTAATTTAAACCTAATTGATTTTAAAGAATATGTGCAAAATCTCGTAGAGAATATTTCAATCACTTATGCTATGAAAAAAAGCGTAAAACTTAATATTGAGATAGAACAGATTTATATAAACATAGAAACAGCAATGCCTTGTGGTTTGATTTTAAATGAAATCATAACAAATGCGTATAAATATGCATTTAAAAACAATGAAAATCCAGAATTAAGCATCTCAATTAAAAAAGAAAACAATAAATATATTTTAATCATAAAAGACAATGGGAAAGGAATGAAAAAAGGCATGAATATTTCAAATGCTTCTACTTTAGGTTTACGATTAATAAACTCAATTGCTACTTTACAATTAGAAGGAGAATTAAATTACAGCAATGACAAAGGAACAATGTTTAAATTAGTCTTTAAAGAGAAAATTATTTAA
- a CDS encoding response regulator, with protein sequence MKNNINVGNRDNSLNVLIVEDEIILALAIELSLQKMGFDVCAIATSAPKAIAYAKEKKPNIILMDINLNKKETGIDAANVIWEEYKIPIIFLTSFADDETLKEAMVCQPYAYLVKPYRDEELKASINTAMHKHEYIFKTKEAKEEKNQNILYLEEGFTFDRAKSFLYKNDNKIELTSNENKFFDIITKNPGDITPFETLYAYIWGEAAYNKGKFRTLLYRLRLKLGIDIFENMYERGYKIKIRKNLV encoded by the coding sequence TTGAAAAATAACATTAATGTAGGGAATAGGGACAATTCTCTTAATGTCTTGATAGTAGAAGATGAGATAATCTTAGCATTAGCAATAGAGCTAAGTTTACAAAAAATGGGTTTTGATGTTTGCGCTATTGCAACATCAGCCCCCAAAGCAATAGCATATGCCAAAGAGAAAAAACCCAATATTATATTAATGGACATTAATTTAAATAAAAAAGAAACAGGTATTGATGCGGCTAATGTTATTTGGGAAGAATATAAAATACCTATTATTTTTCTAACTTCTTTTGCTGATGATGAAACGCTAAAAGAAGCCATGGTTTGTCAACCTTACGCTTATTTGGTAAAACCATACAGAGATGAAGAACTCAAAGCATCAATAAATACGGCAATGCATAAACATGAATATATTTTTAAAACAAAAGAGGCCAAAGAAGAGAAGAATCAAAATATTTTATATTTAGAAGAAGGTTTTACCTTTGATAGAGCCAAGTCATTTTTATATAAAAATGACAATAAAATAGAGCTTACTTCAAATGAAAATAAGTTCTTCGATATTATTACTAAAAACCCAGGAGATATAACTCCTTTTGAAACACTGTATGCTTATATATGGGGAGAAGCCGCTTATAATAAAGGAAAATTTAGAACACTGTTATACAGACTCAGATTAAAACTAGGCATTGATATTTTTGAAAATATGTATGAACGTGGATATAAAATCAAGATAAGAAAAAACCTTGTTTAG
- a CDS encoding TonB-dependent receptor, with protein sequence MENNKLLISLSLCTWLALNTVANETQNLGDVIVNDTALEAQIKSITSSKLENLQASDIQDILSSMPGVSVSGSARYSQKVYLRGLEDKASNITIDGASIGGEIFHHMGSQTIDAETLKVGSIEVGPNSALSGPGVINGSFSYETKDPSDYLEEGEIFGGKISTGYQSAYGRKSIDLALFSKINDKVEVVGIINKSEDTRIEIPDSKDVTSKQSDFTSALLKVVFKANDYNTFKLSYNKYEDGGKRQFGAEKVGGDLADVSDHYNEISRNTFTLSHIYSPASDMINLETKIYHSSEELLMAGQTNKAAYLLWQKNVVQNSTEPETRYGNETSGIDIRNTSIINTHKVSYGLSYDKEEQIVEADGLAVYTSGVNTGNTVDLSVKGGISKEYAIYLEDEIDLDSLVLTIGARYDIYKLGGIYSGEHKQLSPKLKAKYQASENLSLRLGYGRIFKGPLLSETYLLKSTSTQNDNAQAQRGHNYEAGFDYDLSNALNTKNSIFGFTLYSYNVDGYMDPSHNAALNNQEDIKMWGVESVFRYETQNVSSSISHTYNAGEAKSLSTGAVYEPMTANIHTIKIDTDYNYSKNLSFNYNAEFVRGNKFDYYYSDAYDYEVKRSGYAVHNVSTTYSPASIKGIKVSFGIDNLFNTKYSTHTSFGTNSGYASSASNETGRNYKIKLSYKF encoded by the coding sequence ATGGAAAATAATAAATTGTTAATTTCTCTGTCTTTATGTACGTGGCTGGCATTAAATACAGTAGCAAATGAAACACAAAACTTAGGGGACGTAATTGTAAATGATACGGCCTTAGAAGCACAAATTAAAAGTATTACCTCTTCAAAATTAGAGAACTTACAAGCAAGTGATATTCAAGATATATTATCAAGTATGCCTGGGGTTAGTGTAAGTGGAAGTGCAAGATACTCTCAAAAAGTTTATTTAAGAGGATTAGAAGATAAAGCATCTAATATTACCATTGATGGTGCGAGTATTGGAGGAGAAATATTTCATCACATGGGATCTCAAACCATTGATGCTGAAACATTAAAAGTAGGTTCCATTGAAGTTGGACCTAACTCTGCACTTAGTGGACCTGGGGTAATTAATGGTTCTTTTTCTTATGAAACAAAAGATCCAAGTGATTATTTAGAAGAAGGTGAAATTTTTGGTGGAAAAATTTCTACTGGGTATCAAAGTGCCTATGGTAGAAAATCTATTGATTTAGCGCTATTTTCTAAAATAAATGACAAAGTAGAAGTAGTTGGAATTATAAATAAATCAGAAGATACCAGAATAGAAATTCCTGATTCTAAAGATGTTACCTCAAAACAAAGCGACTTTACCAGTGCTTTATTAAAAGTGGTATTTAAAGCAAATGATTACAATACCTTTAAATTATCTTATAACAAATATGAAGATGGCGGAAAGAGACAATTTGGTGCAGAAAAAGTGGGTGGGGATTTGGCCGATGTATCTGATCACTACAATGAAATTTCAAGAAACACTTTTACCTTAAGTCATATTTATTCTCCCGCAAGTGACATGATAAACCTAGAAACAAAAATTTATCACTCTTCTGAAGAATTATTGATGGCCGGACAAACAAACAAAGCAGCCTATTTACTTTGGCAAAAAAATGTAGTTCAAAATTCAACGGAACCTGAAACAAGATATGGAAATGAAACAAGTGGTATTGATATAAGAAATACTTCTATTATTAATACGCATAAAGTAAGCTATGGTCTGAGTTATGATAAAGAAGAACAAATTGTAGAAGCAGACGGTTTAGCTGTGTATACAAGTGGCGTAAATACAGGAAATACTGTTGATTTATCAGTTAAGGGAGGTATTTCAAAAGAATATGCAATCTACCTTGAAGATGAAATTGACTTAGATAGTTTAGTCCTTACTATTGGGGCAAGATACGATATTTATAAATTAGGGGGTATTTATTCTGGCGAACATAAACAACTTTCTCCAAAACTTAAAGCCAAGTATCAAGCCAGTGAAAACCTAAGTCTTAGACTTGGCTACGGTAGAATTTTTAAAGGTCCATTATTAAGTGAAACCTATTTGTTAAAATCTACTAGTACTCAAAATGATAATGCACAAGCACAAAGAGGTCATAACTATGAGGCAGGGTTTGATTATGATTTATCAAACGCTTTAAATACAAAAAATTCCATTTTTGGATTTACTCTGTATTCTTATAATGTAGATGGATATATGGATCCAAGTCATAATGCAGCCCTTAACAATCAAGAAGATATTAAGATGTGGGGAGTAGAGTCTGTATTTAGATATGAAACCCAAAACGTATCTTCAAGCATAAGTCATACCTATAATGCTGGAGAAGCAAAATCTTTAAGTACAGGAGCTGTTTATGAGCCAATGACAGCAAATATACATACAATAAAAATTGATACAGATTATAATTATTCTAAGAATCTTTCTTTTAATTACAATGCAGAATTTGTACGTGGAAATAAATTTGATTATTACTACAGCGATGCATATGATTATGAAGTAAAAAGATCTGGATATGCTGTTCATAACGTATCTACAACATACTCACCAGCTAGTATAAAAGGTATTAAAGTTAGTTTTGGAATAGATAACTTATTTAATACAAAATATTCAACACATACATCTTTTGGAACTAATTCTGGATATGCAAGTTCAGCATCCAATGAAACAGGAAGAAACTACAAAATTAAATTATCTTACAAATTCTAA
- a CDS encoding PepSY domain-containing protein, producing MLEPTLKLFKQRLLRAHTSLGIFLSLFMYVCLFFGIFAIFLPFIQVWEKPSRHFEVNNTKEINYSSIIDAVISKPDFPKNNIKVKLPGYKNDPALRISHQFIEEEVYNPSTGIKQENENRQSKLAFFLNQMHYGQFFSIFGRLLFGFVAVGVMFLIVGGLLLLVYIKFQKNGKNQKSTFSKLHRNLFILTCIPLFLITLTGALMNVGFKGAAPLASYISKGEKNNVFALVRPVLMPKEKSVKRENINAEMLSIKVLLKKAKKINPQLNIEELKLINWKDKTAKIEFVGYNPYKPFLNGIYNRPKIILSAVDASLIKNIRVLDRSWSVLLTDSLYFLHLLYGVDIFTKVFVSFLMLLSCFAIAFGVMHYLEKQAKIFDEKIPFYHGLGKFSLALMIGVLPATALLFNLQWLLPFDMNNRIFVQQALFFNLWLATLTWSFYRLSSYKAAKEFLYLAGILFILAPLVHFSSSGFSAWDLYEKNMISILSVDIVLTLVGLILLFISYKLPKTRKESQYFWNKKHQGLSNEP from the coding sequence ATGTTAGAACCAACATTAAAACTATTTAAACAACGCCTTTTAAGAGCACATACCAGTCTGGGAATTTTTCTTTCTTTATTTATGTACGTCTGCTTATTTTTTGGAATATTTGCCATTTTTCTTCCTTTCATTCAAGTCTGGGAAAAACCCTCTAGACATTTTGAGGTCAACAATACTAAAGAAATTAACTATTCATCTATTATTGATGCTGTTATTTCTAAGCCCGATTTTCCAAAGAATAATATAAAAGTTAAATTACCAGGCTATAAAAATGATCCTGCGTTAAGAATTAGCCATCAATTTATTGAAGAAGAGGTGTATAATCCAAGTACAGGTATAAAACAAGAGAATGAAAACAGACAATCAAAACTCGCATTCTTTTTAAATCAAATGCATTATGGACAATTTTTTTCTATTTTTGGACGTTTGCTTTTTGGTTTTGTAGCTGTCGGAGTCATGTTTTTAATTGTCGGAGGACTTCTTCTTTTAGTTTATATTAAATTTCAAAAAAATGGTAAAAATCAAAAATCTACTTTTTCAAAACTTCATCGTAATCTTTTTATTCTTACATGTATTCCACTTTTCCTTATTACTTTAACAGGGGCTTTAATGAATGTAGGATTTAAAGGGGCAGCACCACTTGCAAGTTATATAAGCAAGGGCGAAAAAAACAATGTTTTTGCTCTGGTGCGTCCTGTTTTAATGCCAAAAGAAAAAAGCGTAAAAAGAGAAAATATAAACGCAGAAATGCTTAGTATCAAAGTTCTTTTAAAAAAAGCAAAAAAAATAAATCCCCAATTAAATATAGAAGAACTAAAACTAATCAACTGGAAAGATAAAACAGCAAAAATAGAGTTTGTAGGATATAACCCTTATAAACCTTTTTTGAATGGAATTTATAACAGACCAAAAATAATCTTAAGTGCCGTAGATGCATCGCTTATTAAAAACATTCGAGTCCTAGATAGGTCATGGAGTGTTTTACTTACAGATTCTTTGTATTTCCTGCACTTACTTTATGGAGTGGATATATTTACAAAAGTTTTTGTTTCTTTTTTGATGTTGTTATCTTGTTTTGCTATTGCTTTTGGAGTTATGCATTACTTAGAAAAACAAGCCAAAATATTTGATGAAAAGATTCCTTTTTATCATGGTCTAGGAAAGTTTTCTTTGGCTTTAATGATAGGAGTTCTTCCTGCAACTGCCTTGTTATTTAATCTTCAGTGGCTTTTACCTTTTGATATGAACAATAGAATTTTTGTGCAACAAGCTCTTTTTTTTAATCTGTGGTTAGCAACACTTACTTGGTCTTTTTATCGTTTAAGTTCCTATAAAGCAGCTAAAGAGTTTTTATATTTAGCCGGAATTTTATTTATATTAGCTCCCCTTGTTCACTTTAGCTCTTCTGGTTTTTCTGCTTGGGATTTATATGAAAAAAACATGATAAGTATTCTAAGTGTAGATATTGTTTTAACCTTAGTAGGACTTATACTTCTTTTTATTTCTTATAAACTTCCTAAAACAAGAAAAGAAAGCCAATACTTTTGGAATAAAAAACACCAAGGATTATCAAATGAACCCTAA
- a CDS encoding TetR/AcrR family transcriptional regulator gives MAPKLVNKDKRREELGLMVYDSIIKMGIKSFSIDAFIKEHKMGKSSFYNYFSSKDEAIYYVLLLITQEYIQECRNKLDLSLGYEKNLYLVFDTYINTNEKRSNNLSLYKEYFVIYQNFNNKNIGNLNKYYFTNLQLIIKEIIEDAISKKQLKKEALEFSESLLMTADGMMFYSFTVKDFDLASNIKKHINNFIKLLGNE, from the coding sequence ATGGCGCCAAAGCTTGTAAATAAAGACAAAAGAAGAGAAGAATTAGGCCTTATGGTTTATGATTCTATTATAAAAATGGGTATCAAGAGTTTTTCTATTGATGCTTTTATAAAAGAACATAAAATGGGAAAAAGCTCGTTTTATAATTATTTTTCTTCCAAAGATGAAGCAATTTATTATGTTTTATTATTAATAACACAAGAATACATTCAAGAATGTAGAAACAAATTGGATTTATCGCTGGGATATGAAAAAAATTTATATCTTGTTTTTGACACTTATATTAATACAAATGAAAAACGCTCAAATAACTTGAGTTTGTACAAAGAATATTTTGTAATTTATCAAAACTTTAACAACAAAAATATAGGCAATTTAAATAAGTATTATTTTACTAATCTTCAGTTAATCATAAAAGAAATAATAGAAGATGCAATCAGTAAAAAACAACTGAAAAAAGAAGCCTTGGAATTCTCTGAATCTTTACTTATGACAGCGGATGGAATGATGTTTTATTCTTTCACTGTTAAAGATTTTGATTTGGCATCTAATATAAAAAAACACATTAATAATTTTATTAAACTATTAGGAAATGAATGA
- a CDS encoding Bcr/CflA family efflux MFS transporter: MKHIHKILKYKSSESIFLTLLFTLPLFTLLPLGVDLFLPALNDIHDYFNKDDIEKYAISIYLLFWGLGQLFWGKIADIIGRRKVALLGLFFFTLFAYLISTVNKEDADLFLLYRALQSFGGSACFTAVFAIIRDTFDGIKLTKAYSYLNGFLAIIPISAPLIGAFLLQNNDWQYLFMVFTYVGLLSILWIYVLSAETLVKTKKDKILNKEGFFESYANILKNENFFVYLFLSIIGFLGIMFYITVAPLYLIGHLNISKIDFGFMFMSIACIFMIGSFSVPIFVEKFGLKKTLSFAVLAYFIGGSLGVIISFYDTWESFLIPMAFNAMGCTIFLSACPAYALKDFKINAGQAAGLFSALNFTISSLSASYLASSLDLNSSKAFSFVFAGLALIVLFAYVLFKRRKKMFIKS, translated from the coding sequence ATGAAACATATACATAAAATACTAAAATACAAAAGCAGCGAATCTATTTTTTTAACGCTTCTTTTTACCCTGCCCTTATTTACACTTCTGCCTCTTGGGGTGGATTTATTTTTGCCTGCACTTAATGACATACATGACTATTTTAATAAAGACGATATAGAAAAATACGCCATTAGTATTTATCTATTATTTTGGGGTCTGGGGCAATTATTTTGGGGAAAAATTGCAGATATTATAGGACGAAGAAAAGTAGCGCTTTTAGGATTGTTTTTTTTCACTCTTTTTGCGTATTTAATTTCTACCGTTAATAAAGAAGATGCGGATTTATTTTTACTGTACAGAGCGTTACAAAGTTTTGGAGGATCTGCATGTTTTACAGCAGTTTTTGCCATTATAAGAGATACTTTTGATGGTATTAAACTTACAAAAGCCTACAGTTATTTGAATGGATTTTTAGCCATTATTCCTATTTCTGCACCTTTAATTGGGGCATTTTTACTGCAAAATAATGACTGGCAATATTTATTTATGGTTTTTACCTATGTAGGATTATTGAGTATTTTATGGATTTATGTCTTAAGCGCAGAAACCCTTGTAAAAACAAAAAAAGATAAAATTTTAAATAAAGAAGGTTTTTTTGAATCCTATGCAAATATATTAAAAAATGAAAACTTTTTTGTTTATCTTTTTTTATCTATTATCGGATTTTTGGGAATTATGTTTTATATAACCGTTGCACCTTTATATTTAATAGGACATTTAAATATAAGCAAAATAGATTTTGGTTTTATGTTTATGTCAATTGCTTGTATTTTTATGATTGGAAGTTTTTCTGTACCTATTTTTGTGGAAAAATTTGGACTTAAAAAAACCCTTAGTTTTGCTGTTCTTGCTTATTTTATAGGAGGAAGTTTAGGGGTAATAATAAGCTTTTATGATACCTGGGAAAGTTTTCTTATTCCAATGGCTTTTAATGCTATGGGTTGTACTATCTTTCTTAGCGCTTGTCCTGCTTATGCATTAAAAGATTTCAAAATAAATGCAGGGCAAGCTGCTGGTTTATTTTCTGCTTTGAACTTTACTATTTCATCATTAAGTGCTAGTTATTTAGCAAGTAGCCTGGATCTAAACTCTTCGAAAGCTTTTTCCTTTGTTTTTGCAGGTTTAGCGCTTATTGTACTTTTTGCGTATGTATTGTTCAAAAGAAGAAAAAAGATGTTTATCAAATCTTAA
- a CDS encoding CDGSH iron-sulfur domain-containing protein, translating to MQNNPIIADNKPINVTLKKEDEYYYCSCGKSNKQPFCDGSHSGSSFKPLVFKAKENKSTLLCACKQSNNAPYCDGSHSSLSKDLIGKEGPEKKKDTNAIPLGVNTLEEPTLAFIHRLAKEGLSELGHHGEMTSMGVPRHLLPHWDEIQIMAAQMHTKPLFEDVKVASKLIIGPQCKKPLELDMPLFVSDMSFGALSEEAKVSLAKGANLAGTGICSGEGGMLSEEQENNTRYFYELASAAFGYKEELLKKVQAFHFKGGQGAKTGTGGHLPGSKNKGKISLVRGLEEGVDAISPPTFKDLNTPADFKKFANRVREITGGIPIGFKLSANHIEKDIQFALDASADYIILDGRGGGTGAAPLMFRDHISVPTIPALARARAYLDKQKASGRVTLIITGGLRVPIDFVKALALGADGIALSNSAMQAIGCIGARMCNSNNCLVGVATQKEDLRRKLNINKASKQLQNFFEASNELMKVMARACGHNHLNQFNKNDLATWHKSMAELSGIKYSGLGNF from the coding sequence ATGCAAAACAATCCAATAATTGCAGATAATAAACCAATAAATGTAACACTTAAAAAAGAAGATGAATATTATTACTGCAGCTGTGGTAAATCCAACAAACAACCTTTTTGTGATGGTTCTCATAGTGGTAGTAGCTTTAAACCCTTAGTTTTTAAAGCAAAAGAAAATAAAAGTACACTTCTTTGCGCCTGTAAACAGAGCAATAATGCTCCTTATTGTGACGGTTCGCATAGTTCTTTAAGTAAAGACTTAATTGGAAAAGAAGGGCCAGAAAAGAAAAAAGATACGAATGCAATTCCCCTTGGCGTTAATACCCTTGAAGAACCTACCCTTGCTTTTATTCATCGCTTAGCAAAAGAAGGCCTAAGTGAGCTTGGACATCATGGAGAGATGACATCTATGGGAGTTCCCAGACATCTTTTACCTCATTGGGATGAAATACAAATCATGGCAGCACAAATGCATACTAAACCCTTGTTTGAAGATGTCAAAGTTGCAAGTAAACTTATTATTGGGCCCCAATGTAAAAAACCTCTTGAACTTGATATGCCCTTATTTGTTTCAGATATGAGTTTTGGTGCTCTAAGTGAAGAAGCAAAAGTTTCTTTAGCAAAAGGGGCAAACTTAGCTGGTACGGGTATTTGTTCAGGAGAAGGCGGTATGTTAAGTGAAGAACAAGAAAACAATACGCGTTATTTTTATGAACTAGCAAGTGCGGCTTTTGGATATAAAGAAGAATTATTAAAAAAAGTGCAAGCTTTTCATTTTAAAGGTGGACAAGGTGCGAAAACAGGAACAGGAGGACATCTTCCAGGATCTAAAAATAAAGGTAAGATTTCTTTGGTTCGTGGTTTAGAAGAAGGAGTAGATGCTATTTCTCCACCTACTTTCAAAGATTTGAATACTCCTGCTGATTTTAAAAAGTTTGCGAATAGAGTTCGTGAAATAACAGGAGGAATCCCTATTGGGTTTAAACTTTCTGCAAATCACATAGAAAAAGATATCCAATTTGCCTTAGATGCCAGTGCGGATTATATTATTTTAGATGGAAGAGGTGGAGGAACAGGAGCTGCGCCTTTAATGTTTAGAGATCATATTTCAGTACCAACTATTCCTGCACTAGCACGTGCTCGTGCTTATTTAGATAAACAAAAAGCAAGTGGAAGGGTTACTTTAATAATTACAGGAGGATTAAGAGTTCCTATTGATTTTGTAAAAGCACTGGCTTTAGGTGCAGATGGTATTGCACTTTCAAATAGTGCTATGCAAGCGATTGGCTGTATTGGGGCACGTATGTGTAATTCAAATAATTGTCTAGTTGGCGTAGCTACACAAAAAGAAGACTTAAGAAGAAAACTCAATATAAACAAAGCCTCAAAACAACTTCAAAACTTTTTTGAAGCTTCCAATGAACTTATGAAAGTAATGGCAAGAGCCTGTGGACATAATCACTTGAATCAATTTAATAAAAATGATTTAGCGACTTGGCATAAAAGTATGGCAGAATTATCAGGCATAAAATATTCAGGTTTAGGCAATTTTTAA